From the genome of Azospira restricta, one region includes:
- a CDS encoding complex I subunit 4 family protein, with amino-acid sequence MTPVLLEELHWTRHAGLPLLALLQLLPLAGAVVLHALRRRPWAVALARGVFLGELLLAVLLYRGLDASSAALQFAERADWLAYHAGADGVTALFVLVAALIGLLLSLYEPARERMPHASLLVVILLAQAALMTMLVTVNLLWFAAASAFELALVAYLLRVWAAGDAGDLAFSRFLQYQGFGWLLFAGGVLVLGWGHADATGGLWSFDLFDLALTPPLGRFQSAAFFLLFYGLAVRTPLFPLHGWLPDMAQHGTIAIAPTLMLGIKVGIYGMLRYVLPLTPDAVLAWQPYVVAFAGAGVFFTAALALLQTNLRRLLGFAVVSHTSLIVIGLFTLHPLGVQGALLLAVNFGFAVTVLLLMVAFVFKRTHTAELAELGGLFERIPFIAIAFLIGGFSIVGMPGTPGFDAAHLVLEAAIERFGALPTVATALGNVAAAGFLLWAFQRAFLAPAPDGGERTAAERVRPMEYLLGGLTLFVLLAAGFLPEPWLQLTEAATQAAAARFGGG; translated from the coding sequence ATGACCCCCGTCCTGCTCGAAGAACTGCACTGGACCCGGCATGCCGGCCTGCCGCTGCTGGCGCTGCTGCAGCTGCTGCCGCTGGCCGGCGCCGTCGTGCTGCACGCGCTGCGCCGCCGGCCGTGGGCGGTGGCGCTGGCGCGCGGCGTCTTCCTCGGCGAGCTGCTGCTCGCGGTGCTGCTCTACCGCGGCCTCGACGCGAGCTCGGCGGCGCTGCAGTTCGCCGAGCGCGCCGACTGGCTGGCCTATCACGCCGGCGCCGACGGCGTCACCGCGCTGTTCGTGCTGGTCGCAGCGCTGATCGGCCTGCTGCTGTCGCTCTACGAGCCGGCGCGCGAGAGGATGCCGCATGCCTCGCTGCTGGTCGTGATCCTGCTCGCGCAGGCGGCGCTGATGACCATGCTGGTCACCGTGAACCTGCTGTGGTTCGCCGCCGCCTCGGCCTTCGAGCTGGCGCTGGTCGCCTACCTGCTGCGCGTGTGGGCGGCCGGCGACGCCGGCGACCTCGCCTTCTCGCGTTTCCTGCAGTACCAGGGCTTCGGCTGGCTGCTCTTCGCCGGCGGCGTGCTGGTGCTCGGCTGGGGGCACGCCGACGCCACCGGCGGCCTGTGGAGCTTCGACCTGTTCGACCTGGCGCTGACGCCGCCGCTCGGCAGGTTCCAGTCGGCCGCCTTCTTCCTGCTCTTCTACGGGCTCGCCGTGCGCACGCCGCTGTTCCCGCTGCACGGCTGGCTGCCGGACATGGCGCAGCACGGCACGATCGCGATCGCGCCGACGCTGATGCTCGGGATCAAGGTCGGCATCTACGGCATGCTGCGTTACGTGCTGCCGCTGACGCCGGACGCGGTGCTCGCCTGGCAGCCCTACGTGGTCGCCTTCGCCGGTGCCGGCGTCTTCTTCACCGCGGCGCTGGCGCTCTTGCAGACCAACCTGCGCCGCCTGCTCGGCTTCGCCGTGGTCAGCCACACCAGCCTGATCGTGATCGGCCTGTTCACGCTGCATCCGCTCGGCGTGCAGGGCGCGCTGCTGCTCGCCGTTAACTTCGGCTTCGCGGTGACCGTGCTGCTCTTGATGGTCGCCTTCGTCTTCAAGCGCACCCATACCGCCGAGCTGGCCGAGCTGGGCGGGCTGTTCGAGCGCATTCCGTTCATCGCCATCGCCTTCCTGATCGGCGGCTTCTCGATCGTCGGCATGCCTGGCACGCCCGGCTTCGACGCCGCGCACCTGGTGCTGGAGGCGGCGATCGAGCGCTTCGGCGCGCTGCCGACGGTGGCCACCGCGCTCGGCAACGTCGCCGCCGCCGGCTTCCTGCTGTGGGCCTTCCAGCGCGCCTTCCTGGCGCCGGCGCCGGACGGCGGCGAGCGCACCGCGGCGGAGCGCGTGCGGCCGATGGAGTACCTGCTCGGCGGGCTGACGCTGTTCGTGCTGCTGGCCGCGGGTTTCCTGCCCGAGCCCTGGCTGCAGCTGACCGAGGCGGCGACGCAGGCGGCCGCCGCGCGCTTCGGAGGCGGCTGA
- a CDS encoding proton-conducting transporter membrane subunit — protein MSVAVELLAQWAGLVWLAPALPLAAALLIALRQLQGVAGDAGEGPTAALARGAALGALLLLAALGTVALVAGAPGQVVLGDWFGAPGIAVPISFTLDAPALGSGLLVAFVGWATVAFSINYLHREPGFHRFFLGLELFLGGMLLIVLAGNAVLAFVGWELCGFASWLLIGFADERPQATGNALFAFVANRIGDAGFLLSIGLAYWWLGSVEWPALAGGALPETVKARMLALGLVVAALAKSAQLPFTPWLARALEGPTPSSAVFYGALLVHAGVFLLIRCNPLLQQVPDMAAAVALAGAASALYGWLCGRAASDVKTALAFATVTQVGLMVLACGLGWTTLAAWHLALHALWRAYQFLLAPSYLQLAPRPAALPAPLAASMPLYTAALQRFWLDALARTLLQRPTLALGRDVRALDVRVIERLLGTPDEAHGPAAGLAGRALTQLSNLLQRFETRLVLHGGGDALRHLQRAGEVLKALEGLLEQPRYLMLMVMATFAVIL, from the coding sequence ATGAGCGTCGCCGTCGAACTGCTCGCGCAATGGGCCGGCCTCGTCTGGCTGGCGCCGGCGCTGCCGCTGGCGGCGGCGCTGCTGATCGCGCTGCGCCAGCTGCAGGGTGTCGCCGGCGATGCCGGCGAGGGACCGACCGCCGCGCTCGCCCGCGGTGCCGCGCTCGGCGCGCTGCTGCTGCTCGCCGCGCTCGGCACCGTCGCGCTGGTGGCCGGTGCGCCGGGGCAGGTCGTGCTCGGCGACTGGTTCGGCGCTCCCGGCATCGCCGTGCCGATCTCCTTCACGCTCGACGCGCCGGCGCTCGGCAGCGGCCTGCTGGTCGCCTTCGTCGGTTGGGCGACGGTCGCCTTCTCGATCAACTACCTGCACCGCGAGCCCGGCTTCCACCGCTTCTTCCTCGGCCTCGAGCTGTTCCTCGGTGGCATGCTGCTGATCGTGCTCGCCGGCAACGCGGTGCTCGCCTTCGTCGGCTGGGAGCTGTGCGGCTTCGCCTCGTGGCTGCTGATCGGCTTCGCCGACGAGCGGCCGCAGGCCACCGGCAACGCGCTGTTCGCCTTCGTCGCCAACCGCATCGGCGACGCCGGCTTCCTGCTGTCGATCGGCCTCGCCTACTGGTGGCTCGGCTCGGTCGAATGGCCGGCACTGGCCGGCGGCGCGCTGCCGGAGACGGTGAAGGCGCGCATGCTGGCGCTCGGCCTGGTCGTCGCCGCGCTGGCGAAGTCGGCGCAGCTGCCGTTCACGCCGTGGCTGGCGCGCGCGCTGGAGGGGCCGACGCCGTCGTCGGCGGTGTTCTACGGCGCGCTGCTGGTGCATGCCGGCGTCTTCCTGCTGATCCGCTGCAACCCGCTGCTGCAGCAGGTGCCGGACATGGCGGCGGCAGTGGCGCTGGCCGGCGCGGCGAGCGCCCTCTACGGCTGGCTGTGCGGACGCGCCGCGAGCGACGTGAAGACGGCGCTGGCCTTCGCGACGGTGACCCAGGTCGGGCTGATGGTGCTCGCCTGCGGCCTCGGCTGGACCACGCTCGCCGCCTGGCACCTGGCGCTGCACGCGCTGTGGCGCGCCTACCAGTTCCTGCTCGCGCCGTCCTACCTGCAGCTGGCGCCGCGGCCGGCGGCGCTGCCGGCGCCGCTGGCCGCCAGCATGCCGCTCTACACCGCGGCGCTGCAGCGTTTCTGGCTCGACGCGCTGGCGCGCACGCTGCTGCAGCGGCCGACGCTGGCGCTCGGGCGCGACGTGCGCGCGCTCGACGTGCGCGTCATCGAGCGCCTGCTCGGTACGCCGGACGAGGCGCACGGGCCGGCCGCCGGCCTCGCCGGGCGTGCGCTGACGCAACTCTCCAACCTGCTGCAGCGCTTCGAGACGCGGCTGGTGCTGCACGGCGGCGGCGACGCGCTGCGCCATCTGCAGCGCGCCGGCGAGGTGCTGAAGGCGCTCGAGGGGCTGCTCGAGCAGCCGCGCTACCTGATGCTGATGGTGATGGCGACCTTCGCGGTGATCCTATGA
- a CDS encoding DUF2309 domain-containing protein has protein sequence MSGSGHALRERLAGWIEHLEHVLPAQAPIRNFVHHNTLHGLQHLPFPEALAEAARLTGARPWAEAAQCRAWLAAGRIAPADLDAAFAAALPAPDAPVPGWPALTRRAVLHEAFRDDLSPPSAARIAWLQDEGALLRRRPHLSPAAAARLRAAGDETAALRALWAAADALLGTATPAPAGDDVRFAAFFPPPAVPAEWRQAVRGLWHELASRVGREWTLAALLARLTGEDVLETVRPLLIRQLAAHLDLGVAGWRNPARAGGFYAAWRASAGVDWGWELAELVAARDEIAALPDDPVDVIARELIHLGPNETHWGDYLQRLALDLPGWSGMFLWRDRHGGAGEPAPVAMADYLAVRLVLERLCCEDLVRRTWGLPLFLSELGDHFLTHPAELWVRHARFSGGLSEADAQAAQRLIDGEAASAHDWEQLAERASAAPAAAAASDRRWPLFVLAQRLGIDAAALAAAGRAGAEALLAAADLDPDRRGYVWLLAYEENYRRQIYAALAANHGRRTAGGGRAAAQLVFCMDDREEGTRRHLEEVNPALQTFGAAGFFGVPMWWRGLDDAAPTALCPVVVTPANEVRELPRAGAEALADAHARRRSLRLEWQQRLHGATRDGLFAAPLLTALAAPLAAGALALQALAPTTLGRWQQRWREGFDGTVPTRLALTAADAAAAPPRAGFTDEEQVARVAGFLVSIGLTRDFAPLVVIVGHGSNSANNPHLAAYDCGACSGRHGGPNARALAAMANRPEVRAGLAARGLRIPDDCHFLGAEHNTGDETLAWFDADLLPERHRERFAALCGDLAEALARHAVERCRRFASAPPAPAPAQALAHLAGRRHDWSQARPELGHATVAAAFIGRRAMSRGAFFDRRVFLISYDPDGDADGAVLEAILLAAGPVGAGIALEYYFSTVDNLRFGCGSKIAHNLAGLVGVMDGTASDLRTGLPRQMIEIHEPMRLLVVLEQTRETVAAIYARQPPLAELIGNGWINVAVQEPASGALFSFDPVRGWLPWHGDGAPVPRAPSSAAWLGDHREPLPPALLEPAP, from the coding sequence ATGAGCGGCAGCGGGCACGCGCTGCGCGAGCGCCTCGCCGGCTGGATCGAGCACCTCGAGCACGTGCTGCCGGCGCAGGCGCCGATCCGCAACTTCGTGCACCACAACACGCTGCACGGGCTGCAGCACCTGCCGTTCCCGGAGGCGCTGGCGGAGGCGGCACGCCTCACCGGCGCCCGGCCGTGGGCCGAGGCGGCGCAGTGCCGCGCCTGGCTGGCCGCCGGCCGCATCGCGCCGGCCGACCTCGACGCCGCCTTCGCCGCGGCGCTGCCGGCGCCCGACGCGCCGGTGCCGGGCTGGCCGGCGCTGACGCGGCGGGCGGTGCTGCACGAAGCCTTCCGCGACGACCTGTCGCCGCCGTCGGCGGCACGCATCGCCTGGCTGCAGGACGAGGGCGCGCTGCTGCGCCGCCGCCCGCACCTGTCGCCGGCAGCGGCCGCGCGGCTGCGTGCCGCCGGCGACGAGACGGCGGCGCTGCGCGCGCTGTGGGCGGCGGCCGATGCGCTGCTCGGCACCGCGACGCCGGCGCCAGCCGGCGACGACGTCCGCTTCGCCGCCTTCTTCCCGCCGCCGGCGGTCCCGGCCGAATGGCGGCAGGCGGTGCGCGGGCTGTGGCACGAACTCGCGTCGCGGGTCGGCCGCGAGTGGACGCTGGCGGCGCTGCTCGCCCGGCTGACCGGCGAGGACGTGCTGGAGACGGTGCGGCCGCTGCTGATCCGCCAGCTCGCCGCGCACCTCGACCTCGGCGTCGCCGGCTGGCGCAACCCGGCGCGCGCCGGCGGCTTCTACGCCGCGTGGCGCGCCAGCGCCGGCGTCGACTGGGGCTGGGAGCTGGCCGAACTGGTCGCCGCGCGCGACGAGATCGCGGCGCTGCCGGACGACCCGGTGGACGTCATCGCCCGCGAACTGATCCACCTCGGCCCGAACGAGACCCACTGGGGCGACTACCTGCAGCGGCTGGCGCTCGACCTGCCCGGCTGGTCCGGCATGTTCCTGTGGCGCGACCGGCACGGCGGCGCCGGCGAGCCGGCGCCGGTGGCGATGGCCGACTACCTCGCCGTCCGCCTCGTGCTCGAGCGCCTGTGCTGCGAGGACCTGGTGCGCCGCACCTGGGGGCTGCCGCTGTTCCTCTCCGAGCTCGGCGATCATTTCCTGACCCACCCGGCCGAGCTGTGGGTGCGCCACGCGCGCTTTTCCGGCGGCTTGAGCGAGGCCGACGCGCAGGCTGCGCAGCGGCTGATCGACGGCGAGGCGGCATCGGCACACGACTGGGAGCAGCTGGCCGAGCGCGCCAGCGCGGCGCCGGCGGCGGCCGCCGCGTCCGACCGGCGCTGGCCGCTGTTCGTCCTCGCCCAGCGCCTCGGCATCGACGCCGCGGCGCTGGCCGCCGCCGGCCGCGCCGGCGCCGAGGCGCTGCTGGCCGCCGCCGACCTCGACCCCGACCGCCGCGGCTACGTCTGGCTGCTCGCCTACGAGGAAAACTACCGGCGGCAGATCTACGCCGCGCTCGCCGCCAACCACGGGCGCCGCACGGCCGGCGGCGGGCGCGCCGCGGCGCAGCTGGTGTTCTGCATGGACGACCGCGAGGAGGGGACGCGGCGGCATCTGGAGGAGGTCAATCCGGCGCTGCAGACCTTCGGCGCCGCCGGCTTCTTCGGCGTGCCGATGTGGTGGCGCGGGCTCGACGACGCGGCGCCGACGGCACTGTGCCCGGTGGTGGTGACGCCGGCGAACGAAGTGCGCGAGTTGCCGCGCGCCGGGGCCGAAGCGCTCGCCGACGCGCACGCGCGGCGCCGTTCGCTGCGCCTCGAATGGCAGCAGCGCCTGCACGGGGCGACGCGCGACGGCCTGTTCGCCGCGCCGCTGCTGACCGCGCTGGCGGCGCCGCTGGCGGCCGGTGCGCTGGCGCTGCAGGCGCTGGCGCCGACGACGCTGGGGCGTTGGCAGCAGCGCTGGCGCGAGGGCTTCGACGGCACGGTGCCGACGCGGCTGGCGCTGACGGCCGCCGACGCGGCCGCCGCGCCGCCGCGCGCCGGCTTCACCGACGAAGAGCAGGTCGCGCGCGTCGCCGGCTTCCTGGTCAGCATCGGGCTGACCCGGGACTTCGCGCCGCTGGTCGTCATCGTCGGCCACGGCTCGAACAGCGCCAACAACCCGCACCTCGCCGCCTACGACTGCGGCGCCTGCTCCGGCCGCCACGGCGGGCCGAACGCGCGCGCCTTGGCGGCGATGGCCAACCGGCCGGAAGTGCGCGCCGGCCTCGCTGCGCGCGGCCTCCGTATCCCCGACGACTGCCATTTCCTCGGCGCCGAGCACAACACCGGCGACGAGACGCTCGCCTGGTTCGACGCCGACCTGCTGCCGGAGCGCCACCGCGAGCGCTTCGCCGCGCTCTGCGGCGATCTCGCCGAGGCGCTCGCGCGGCACGCGGTCGAGCGCTGCCGGCGCTTCGCCTCGGCGCCGCCGGCACCGGCGCCGGCGCAGGCGCTCGCGCACCTCGCCGGCCGCCGCCACGACTGGTCGCAGGCGCGCCCCGAACTCGGCCACGCCACCGTCGCCGCCGCCTTCATCGGCCGCCGTGCGATGAGCCGCGGCGCCTTCTTCGACCGCCGCGTCTTCCTGATTTCCTACGACCCGGACGGCGACGCCGACGGCGCCGTGCTCGAGGCGATCCTGCTCGCCGCCGGCCCGGTCGGCGCCGGCATTGCGCTCGAGTACTACTTCTCGACCGTCGACAACCTGCGCTTCGGCTGCGGCAGCAAGATCGCGCACAACCTCGCCGGCCTCGTCGGCGTCATGGACGGCACCGCCTCCGACCTGCGCACCGGGCTGCCGCGGCAGATGATCGAGATCCACGAGCCGATGCGCCTGCTGGTCGTCCTCGAGCAGACGCGCGAGACGGTCGCCGCGATCTACGCGCGGCAGCCGCCGCTCGCCGAGCTGATCGGCAACGGCTGGATCAACGTCGCGGTGCAGGAGCCGGCGAGCGGTGCGCTGTTCTCGTTCGACCCGGTGCGCGGCTGGCTGCCGTGGCACGGCGACGGCGCGCCGGTGCCGCGCGCGCCCTCGTCGGCGGCCTGGCTGGGCGACCACCGCGAGCCGCTGCCGCCGGCGCTGCTGGAGCCGGCGCCATGA
- a CDS encoding complex I subunit 4 family protein translates to MLKTLLLLPLSGALLVALLPARRPALIRGVALAAALFTLACALWVAAGFDSGNAGQQFFETRPWNPRVGSSFALGVDGISLPMLLLATLLCVVAVLASGALRKGARLYFSLLLVLESAMLGVFLARDWSLFYVFWELTLIPLFFLIDRMGGAQRHRAALNFVLYTLGGSVFMLVALLLLYDAAPGHSFAMADMAEGGRSLPPATQLLIFAGLFIGFGVKMPVFPLHGWLPLAHVEAPSPVSILLSGVLLKMGSYGLIRAAGTLPAAVLALQDALAALALVSLIYGSVLAWRQSDLKRLVAYSSVAHMGVVLLGIAALNVTGLAGAVYQMTAHGLAAALLFLLVGILYQRTQTRQLDEIGALPAQAPRLAALLAFAFLAGAGLPAGAGFVAELHVLIGAFGRWQGWVALLSLAVLISAAYALRVVGRLCLGGRPHAATLADLGPGEGLAAGTLAAGILVAGLWPAPLLAVSAASLRELARLFGG, encoded by the coding sequence GTGCTGAAAACCCTGTTACTGCTGCCCCTGTCCGGTGCCCTGCTGGTCGCCCTGCTGCCGGCGCGCCGCCCGGCGCTGATCCGCGGCGTCGCCCTGGCCGCCGCCCTGTTCACCCTGGCCTGTGCGCTGTGGGTCGCCGCCGGCTTCGACAGCGGCAACGCCGGCCAGCAGTTCTTCGAGACGCGGCCGTGGAACCCGCGCGTCGGCTCCAGCTTCGCCCTGGGCGTCGACGGCATCTCGCTGCCGATGCTGCTGCTGGCGACGCTGCTCTGCGTCGTCGCCGTCCTCGCCTCGGGGGCGCTCAGGAAGGGCGCCCGCCTCTACTTCTCGCTGCTGCTGGTGCTCGAATCGGCGATGCTCGGCGTCTTCCTGGCGCGCGACTGGTCGCTGTTCTACGTCTTCTGGGAACTGACGCTGATCCCGCTGTTCTTCCTGATCGACCGCATGGGCGGCGCCCAGCGCCACCGCGCGGCGCTCAACTTCGTGCTGTATACGCTGGGCGGCTCGGTGTTCATGCTGGTCGCGCTGCTGCTGCTCTACGACGCCGCGCCCGGCCACAGCTTCGCGATGGCCGACATGGCCGAGGGCGGGCGCAGCCTGCCGCCGGCGACGCAGCTGTTGATCTTCGCCGGCCTGTTCATCGGCTTCGGCGTCAAGATGCCGGTCTTCCCGCTGCACGGCTGGCTGCCGCTGGCGCACGTCGAGGCGCCGAGCCCGGTCTCCATCCTGCTCTCCGGCGTGCTGCTGAAGATGGGCAGCTACGGGCTGATCCGCGCCGCCGGGACGCTGCCGGCGGCGGTGCTGGCGCTGCAGGACGCGCTCGCCGCGCTGGCGCTGGTCTCGCTCATCTACGGCAGCGTGCTCGCCTGGCGGCAGAGCGACCTGAAGCGGCTGGTCGCCTACTCGTCGGTCGCGCACATGGGCGTCGTGCTGCTCGGCATCGCCGCGCTCAACGTCACCGGGCTGGCCGGCGCCGTCTACCAGATGACCGCGCACGGCCTTGCCGCGGCGCTGCTGTTCCTGCTCGTCGGCATCCTCTACCAGCGCACGCAGACGCGCCAGCTCGACGAGATCGGCGCGCTGCCGGCGCAGGCGCCGCGGCTGGCGGCGCTGCTCGCCTTCGCCTTCCTCGCCGGCGCCGGGCTGCCGGCCGGCGCCGGCTTCGTCGCCGAACTGCACGTGCTGATCGGCGCCTTCGGCCGCTGGCAGGGCTGGGTCGCGCTGCTGTCGCTGGCCGTGCTGATCAGCGCCGCCTACGCGCTGCGCGTCGTCGGCCGCCTGTGCCTGGGCGGCCGCCCGCACGCGGCGACGCTCGCCGACCTCGGTCCCGGCGAAGGGCTGGCCGCCGGCACGCTGGCCGCGGGCATCCTTGTCGCCGGCCTGTGGCCGGCGCCGCTGCTGGCCGTTTCGGCGGCCTCGCTGCGCGAGCTCGCGCGCCTGTTCGGCGGCTGA
- a CDS encoding acylphosphatase: MSTQPPPAPARETRRLRVYGVVQGVGFRWSLCAEAQALGLVGWVRNRRDGSVEALAQGEAAAVAALVAWAHRGPPAARVSAVETEATAADPALTDFVQLPTA; this comes from the coding sequence ATGAGCACGCAGCCGCCCCCCGCCCCCGCCCGCGAAACGCGCCGGCTGCGCGTCTATGGCGTCGTCCAGGGCGTCGGCTTCCGCTGGTCGCTGTGCGCCGAGGCGCAGGCGCTGGGGCTCGTCGGCTGGGTGCGCAACCGCCGCGACGGCAGCGTCGAGGCGCTGGCGCAGGGCGAGGCGGCGGCGGTTGCGGCGCTCGTCGCCTGGGCACACCGCGGTCCGCCGGCGGCGCGGGTCAGCGCCGTCGAGACGGAGGCGACTGCCGCCGACCCGGCGCTGACCGATTTCGTACAGTTGCCCACGGCATAG
- a CDS encoding peroxiredoxin, with translation MAVLVGKQAPDFTATAVFGNNEMKPLKLSDYQGKYVAMFFYPLDFTFVCPSELIAFDHRLDEFKKRGVEVIGVSIDSEFTHLAWKNTPVDKGGIGQVRYPLVADIKHEICRAYDVEFAAAGVAFRGSFLIDRNGVVRHQVVNDLPLGRNVDEMLRMVDALQFTEEHGEVCPAGWQKGKKGMTASPDGVARYLAENAEAL, from the coding sequence ATGGCCGTCCTGGTCGGAAAACAAGCCCCCGATTTCACCGCTACCGCGGTCTTCGGCAACAACGAGATGAAGCCCCTGAAGCTGTCGGACTATCAGGGCAAGTACGTGGCGATGTTCTTCTACCCGCTCGACTTCACCTTCGTCTGCCCGTCCGAGCTGATCGCCTTCGACCATCGCCTCGACGAGTTCAAGAAGCGCGGCGTCGAAGTCATCGGCGTCTCGATCGACTCCGAATTCACCCACCTCGCCTGGAAGAACACCCCGGTCGACAAGGGCGGCATCGGCCAGGTCCGCTACCCGCTGGTCGCCGACATCAAGCACGAGATCTGCCGCGCCTACGACGTCGAGTTCGCCGCGGCCGGCGTCGCCTTCCGCGGCTCCTTCCTGATCGACCGGAATGGCGTCGTCCGCCACCAGGTGGTCAACGACCTGCCGCTCGGCCGCAACGTCGACGAGATGCTGCGCATGGTCGACGCGCTGCAGTTCACCGAGGAGCACGGCGAGGTCTGCCCGGCCGGCTGGCAGAAGGGCAAGAAGGGGATGACCGCCTCCCCCGACGGCGTCGCCCGCTACCTGGCGGAGAACGCCGAGGCGCTCTGA
- a CDS encoding substrate-binding domain-containing protein, giving the protein MALRPLRWLALLLLSALTAATATAPAEERGGLRLAASPTLASLAAEVVETVHRQGGRLALGIAGSEVALEQLTAGRVDAALVARPLSEAESRLLDGRVVGHDSLLLVVHERNPLDKIDAATVRAIFAREVTDWNQIGAGNGGAIVPVTRGPGNGTRTVLDSAFGVGRAVSAGIVELNSNLAVVLYVTADPQAIGYVSAGAYERARQRGLGIKAVRLGGFTPSAQFCVGSHYPLCRPLLLVKRRSTAPTRTQALLEGALGGPLGDDLFVRHGFAPAAAP; this is encoded by the coding sequence ATGGCGCTTCGCCCCCTCCGCTGGCTCGCCCTGCTCCTCCTGTCGGCGCTGACGGCGGCGACCGCCACCGCGCCGGCGGAGGAGCGCGGCGGGCTGCGCCTGGCCGCCTCGCCGACGCTGGCGTCGCTCGCCGCCGAGGTCGTCGAGACGGTGCACCGCCAGGGCGGCCGGCTGGCGCTCGGCATCGCCGGCAGCGAAGTCGCGCTGGAGCAGCTGACCGCCGGCCGGGTCGACGCGGCGCTGGTCGCGCGGCCGCTCAGCGAAGCCGAGTCGCGCCTGCTCGACGGCCGCGTCGTCGGCCATGACAGCCTGCTGCTGGTCGTCCACGAGCGCAACCCGCTGGACAAGATCGACGCGGCGACGGTGCGGGCGATCTTCGCGCGCGAGGTGACCGACTGGAACCAGATCGGCGCCGGCAACGGCGGCGCCATCGTGCCGGTCACGCGCGGCCCCGGCAACGGCACGCGCACGGTGCTCGACTCCGCCTTCGGCGTCGGCCGCGCGGTCAGCGCCGGCATCGTCGAACTCAACTCCAACCTGGCGGTGGTGCTCTACGTCACCGCCGACCCGCAGGCGATCGGCTACGTCTCGGCCGGCGCCTACGAACGCGCGCGGCAGCGCGGCCTCGGCATCAAGGCGGTGCGCCTCGGCGGCTTCACGCCGAGCGCGCAGTTCTGCGTCGGCAGCCATTACCCGCTGTGCCGCCCGCTGCTGCTGGTGAAGCGGCGCAGTACGGCGCCGACGCGGACGCAGGCGCTGCTCGAAGGCGCGCTCGGCGGACCGCTCGGCGACGACCTGTTCGTCCGCCACGGCTTCGCACCGGCGGCCGCGCCATGA